The Pseudomonadota bacterium DNA segment ATGCGGCTCGAGGGCGGCGACCGCTACTACTACCAGCCCCGGCTGGACGTCCTGGCGCACGATCTCCACTGGGCCCTCTCGAACGACACGGATCTCGTCTACGTCACCGGCTTCGGCCTGGTGGCGGGAGTCCGCAACACCGTGACCCACGCGTTCGGCGCCGCGCGCGGCGGTGCCGAGGGCGAGAACACGCCGACCGAACGCCTCGGGCCGCTCCTCGCCTACGTGTTCTTCGACGAGCCGCGCAGCGCCTTCAACAAGCCGACGCTGCTCCTCGTGACCGGCTTCTGGCTCGCGCACAGGTTCCGAACCGGGGAGGACGTGCAAAGGGGCGTGCCGTTCGTCGTGCTCGCGTTCAAGTGCGAGGGCGAGCTCTGGGGGAGCGACGACTAGGCCGCACCGCGGCGGTTCACAAGGAAGAAGACGATCATCAGGACGGCGGCCGCGGCTGCCGTCGATGCGCCGAAGTAGAACGGGACGCTGGAGTCGACCCGGTCGTACAGCACGCCGGCGATGACGCTGGCGGGCAGCAGCGTCAGCCCCAGCAGCGCGTTGTAGATGCCGAGGCCGGTGCCCTGCTTGTTCCGGTCCAGGAGGTCGGACACGAACGCCTTCTGGATGCCGTCGGTGGCCGCAGAGTACACGCCGTAGGCCGCGAAGAGCCCGACGATCACGCGGGTGTCGTTGGTGTGCCCGAAGCCGAAGTACACCGCGGCGTACACGAGGTAGCCGAACGCCAGCATCCGCTCCCGCCCGATCCGGTCGGACCGCTTCCCGAGCGGGATCGACAGGGCGACCGACACGGCGTTGAACACGAGGTAGACCAGCGGGATGTAGGCGACCTGCACGCCGACCTCGTTCGCCTTGACGATCAGCAGCGCGTCCGTCGAGTTGCCCAGCGTGAAGAGGAACACGATGCCCAGGAGCAGGTAGTAGCGCTTCGGGAAGTCCCGGAACCGGAACTTCCGGTACAGGCTCTCCTTCGGCTTGGACGCCTCCTTGATCAGCGACAGGATCGTGACGACCCCGAGCGCCGCCGGGATCGCCGCCAGCACGAACACCGTCCGGTAGTCTTCGGGGAAGAGCTTCAGCAGCCCGAACGCCAGCAGGGGCCCGACGATGGCGCCGCTGTTGTCCATTGCCTTGTGCAGCCCGAAGCTCCGGCCCGTGTCCCCCTTCGCCGCAGTTCCGGCCACCAGGCTGTCGCGCGGCGCGGTCCGCACCCCCTTGCCGAAACGCTCGACGAAGCGCAGGCCCAACAACTGCAACGGCGACACGACCGCGGCGTAGCAGGGCGTCACGATCGCCGTGATCGCGTACCCGACCGCCATGAACGGCTTGTTGCGCCCGATCCTGTCGCTCCAGAACCCGGACGCCGTCTTGACCAGGGCCGCGGTGCTCTCCGCGATCCCCTCGATGACCGACAGCGTCGTCTTCGACGCGCCGAGCGACATCAGGAACAGCGGCATGATCGAGTAGACCATCTTCGTGGACGTGTCGGTCAGGAAGCTGACCAGCCCGGCGTAGAAGATGTTCCGGTTGAAGCCGAAGACCCGGCCACCGTCATCCCCGGCTGGCACCTTTGGCGCCAACGCTAGAAGAGCCTGGCGAGGAGGGAGCGGGCGCCCCCGGTGCGGCCCGACGCGCCGAAGGCGGCGCGGCACCCGCAGCTCCCGTCGTCGCCGTACTCGCTGCATTCGTCGTCGCTGTCACCGTCCGCGTCGGAATCCGAATCGGAATCGGAGTCGGCGTCCGTGTCGCTGTCGCCGCCGCCGTCGGCGCCCGAGTCGGCGTCCGAGTCGGTGTCCGAGTCGGTGTCGGCGTCCGAGTCCGAGGCGCAGCCCTCGACCCCGAGCGGCGTGTCGTCGCCCACCTGGATCGCCTCGACGACGAACCCGTCCGACCAGCCGCACGACGAATAGCCGAACAGCCCCTCGCAGACGATCGTGCTCGCGTCGATGATCGGCATCTCGGCGAGATCCTCGACCCACGAGGCGGGGCCGGCGTCCGCGACCTGGACGACCACGCAGTCGCCCGTCTCGGGGTTCGTGATCCGGAGCTTGGCGTCGCAGTACCACCTGACCCAGCTCGTGGAGTAGTACCAGTCCCCGGTCGCGGTGCCGCCGCACGCCATGCTCTCTCCGCCCGTGAACGACGTCAGCACGTACAGGTCGTCCGCGGGGATGTTGCAGCACAGGTAGTCGTAGTCCGCGCACGGCACGCACTGGGCCGACGCGCGCGGCGCCTGCACCGCGACGGCGGCCGCGAGCGCCGCGGCGGCGAGCGCCAGGATCGCCTTCCCGTTCCCCTTCTGGTCGGGCATCTCCCTCCCCCGTTCTCGCCGCGCCACGCGATCCGCGGCTACTCGGCTCCCTCCGGGACGACGTAGACGGCGTCGTCGGAGCGGGTCCAGTTGTTGTCCTCGTCGCACTCCACCACGGAGTCCAGCGGGTCGACGCTGACGATGACGTAGTAGTAGCCCTCGGGCGGGCCGTCGCCGACCGGCGCGATCGGATCGACGGACACGCAGTCCCAGGACGCGACGCCCACCATCGGCGCGGACTCGAAGACGCCCCAGGCGGTGTCGGACCAGTCCGGCGTCTGCGACAGGAGGATCTGGTACCTGTACCCCGCGTCCGAGGTCGCGCCGCCGATGTTGCACAGCGTGATCTCCTCGAA contains these protein-coding regions:
- a CDS encoding MFS transporter gives rise to the protein MPAGDDGGRVFGFNRNIFYAGLVSFLTDTSTKMVYSIMPLFLMSLGASKTTLSVIEGIAESTAALVKTASGFWSDRIGRNKPFMAVGYAITAIVTPCYAAVVSPLQLLGLRFVERFGKGVRTAPRDSLVAGTAAKGDTGRSFGLHKAMDNSGAIVGPLLAFGLLKLFPEDYRTVFVLAAIPAALGVVTILSLIKEASKPKESLYRKFRFRDFPKRYYLLLGIVFLFTLGNSTDALLIVKANEVGVQVAYIPLVYLVFNAVSVALSIPLGKRSDRIGRERMLAFGYLVYAAVYFGFGHTNDTRVIVGLFAAYGVYSAATDGIQKAFVSDLLDRNKQGTGLGIYNALLGLTLLPASVIAGVLYDRVDSSVPFYFGASTAAAAAVLMIVFFLVNRRGAA